Part of the Geobacter pickeringii genome, TCCCTCCATCGAAATGGTACGTATGGTCAGCTCGGGAACCGAGGCGACCATGAGCGCGATTCGCTTAGCGCGCGGATACACGGGGCGGGACAAGATCCTCAAATTCAGCGGGTGCTATCACGGTCACGCCGATTCCCTTCTTGTAAAAGCAGGTTCTGGGGCGGCCACCTTCGGGGTGCCCGACTCCCCCGGCGTCCCCAGCGACTTTGCCAAGCACACCCTGACCGCTCAGTACAATGATTTGCATTCAGTCAAATCTCTGGTTGCGGAAAACAAGAATGAAATCGCCTGCATTATTGTTGAACCGATTGCCGGCAACATGGGAACCGTCCCCCCCTGTGAAGGTTTTCTCGAAGGGCTGCGTACACTGTGCACCGAGGAAAGCATTATTCTCATTTTCGACGAAGTCATGACTGGCTTCCGCGTCGCGTACGGAGGCGCGCAGGAACTTTACGGCATTACGCCGGACATGACTACTCTCGGCAAGATTATCGGCGGAGGCCTCCCGGTGGGCGCCTTCGGCGGCAAAAAAGAAATCATGCAGATCCTTTCCCCTTCGGGAGGCGTCTATCAGGCAGGCACCCTGTCGGGCAACCCACTGGCGATGACCGCCGGCATCGAAACGCTGAAACTTCTCCGTCAGGACGGATTCTACTCCCGCCTTGAGGAGAAGAGCCGAGTTCTTGCCGAGGGCATCGCGGTCGCAGCCCGTGCTGCTTCGTATCCGGTGTACTCAACCCGCGTAGGAAGCATGTTCTGCAGTTTTTTCACCAGCGGGGAGGTGCATGACTGGACGACGGCATCGGCATGCGATACTGCGGCCTTTTCTAAGTTCTTTAGGGGCATGCTGAACGAAGGAATTTACCTGGCACCGTCCCAATTCGAAACTGCATTCGTCTCAATTGCCCACACCGCTGAGGAAATTCAGAAGACCATCGTTGCCGCAGAAAAATGCTTCAGGGCACTCTGAGAGGGATTCGCCGATTAAGATGATTGACAGCGACACAGCCCCTGTGATAAGAAGCCTAAGTTTTCGGACTTTAGTGCCCACGAACTGATCAAGCCCAATGGATGAAGAAAAACGTAGTCTTTTAAGAACGTTGGGGTTTGTCTCGAGTATGGGAATCTCGGTGGCACTTGCGATTTTCATCGGAGTGATCATCGGACGGCAGCTTGATTCCTGGCTTGGCACGCATCCTTGGTTTTTCTTTGTTTTCCTCTTTTTCGGGATT contains:
- a CDS encoding AtpZ/AtpI family protein translates to MDEEKRSLLRTLGFVSSMGISVALAIFIGVIIGRQLDSWLGTHPWFFFVFLFFGIAAGFRNIYVIAGREIKRDNGGKDRRE
- the hemL gene encoding glutamate-1-semialdehyde 2,1-aminomutase produces the protein MNTTRSKELFSRAQETIPGGVNSPVRAFRSVGADPIFIKKATGSTITDVDGNDYIDYVGSWGPMILGHCHPQIVDAVKSALALGSSFGAPTELEVTLAEMVVDAVPSIEMVRMVSSGTEATMSAIRLARGYTGRDKILKFSGCYHGHADSLLVKAGSGAATFGVPDSPGVPSDFAKHTLTAQYNDLHSVKSLVAENKNEIACIIVEPIAGNMGTVPPCEGFLEGLRTLCTEESIILIFDEVMTGFRVAYGGAQELYGITPDMTTLGKIIGGGLPVGAFGGKKEIMQILSPSGGVYQAGTLSGNPLAMTAGIETLKLLRQDGFYSRLEEKSRVLAEGIAVAARAASYPVYSTRVGSMFCSFFTSGEVHDWTTASACDTAAFSKFFRGMLNEGIYLAPSQFETAFVSIAHTAEEIQKTIVAAEKCFRAL